CGGCCGGCGGTGACACCATCGATGGCAATCCCGCCGTCGACAGCGAAGGTCATTCCGGGCTTGAGGACCGTCTTGTCCCCTTCCTTCAATTCAGGTGCCTCAAGATAGGCGACACCGATGGACCTACCGGTTCGGTAGCCCGTCTGATAGCCGCGTTCGCGGTAAACGTCATTGGCGGCCATGGCGACCTCTTCGGCAAGAACGCCTGGGCATATCGCTGCGATGGCGGCCTGCTGCGCCGCAATTGCGGCTTCCTGCACGTCGCGCGCATCATCGGTGACATCGCCGATATGAAACATACGGTCGAAGCCGAGCTTGTATTGTTTGAACTGGGCCATGTTGCAAAAGCAGAAATAGACCGGATCGTATTTCCGGTAAGCCTTGACGCCCGCGCGTCTGTGCACCATCGAAGTGTCCGAGCCGCTTTGAAGGATCTGCAGATTGTGGATCATCGGCGACACGAACCGATCCCAACCCTTGTCCGTCAGGAAACCGGCGGCTTTTCGGGACCCGGCTTCAATCACGGCGAGCGCGGATTCAAATTCCTGCGCGCCTTCGCGCAGAGACTCGTGCGCCGCCAGCATCATCGCACCGGCGATCTGCCCGGCTTCTTTCATGACGCCGATCTCGAACTCGGTCTTGATCGTGCGCATGTCTCCCAGAAGCGCGGATATGTTCCTGAGGGCGCAATCCGGAAAGGTGTCATCAAGGAAGTTGCGGACAATCGCCGGAATCGAGTTCCGCTCGATCCATATTTCCGCCGGGGCATTGCCCAACGTTTCCGAAAGCGCGCGTGCCCAGCTACGCTGACCGGCATCTTCCCAGACCCTGATATCCTCGACCCAGGTCATCGCAGCCACCATTTCGCTTTCCATCAGGGGGGTGATGACGGTAGGAGCGCCGCTCCGGCGGACAACCAGCAGGGTCGGGCGGCCGAACTCTATGCCAAGATAACCCCAGAAACCGGCAAGATATGCGATTGAGCTTTCGTCGGTGAACACCGCAAGTTCGATCCCTGCATCGCCCATGCGCTGCTGCAGTTCCGCTGTCTTCTGCTTTGCGTGGTCCAGCATTCAGCCTCCCCTTATCCGTTAGTTTTCGAAGGCTTTCCGGCAGGCAGACCGTTCGCGCTTTCGAAAGGCAAGCAACCGAGCGGTCCGGCTGACGTCAAGCACGGTGTCGAGAGCATGTGACATGCGCGTATCCCTCTTTTCAAGTCGATGGCGGAAGCGCAGGAGCAAAGACGGCAATCCCTTATTTGGTGTACCTTTAAATTTGAAGTGACGAACTTACAAGAAAAATTCTCGCATGAAGCCCAAAAAAATATCAAAAAGAGGCATAAAATCAGATTTGTAAGGCTGTCTGTTGCAAAGAGGTGAATAATTGGTATACCTTTATGTCATTAGGGGATCAAACACCTTCACATAAGGGAACAGACCTATGACAAAGATTGGAAAGTCGATTTCCGCCGCCATCATGCTGATTGGAGCGGTGTCTGTGGCCTCGGCCGGCCCGATTCAGGATCGCATTGATGCGGGCGAAACGATCCGCATCGGTTTTGCAAACGAAATCCCCTGGGCCTATCCGGGCGATGGCAACGAGCCGCTGGGATTTGCCAATGTGCACGCGCTCGGCGTCTTGAAGGCGATGGGATATGAGAATATCGAGCCTGTCGTCACCGAGTGGGGCGGACTGATACCGGGTCTGAAGGCGGGCCGCTTCGACATCATCACCGGCGGCATGTACATCATCGGCAGCCGGTGTGAGAACATCTCGTTCTCCGAGCCGATGGGCATCTTCGGCGACGCTTTCCTGGTCGAGGCAGGCAACCCCAAGAACATCAATAGCTATGCCGATATCAAGGGTAGCGGATCTCTCATGGTCACCGGTGCCGGCTACAACACGGTTGAGGCGGCCAAGAAAGAAGGCGTCGATGAGACCCGTATCATGCAGGTGCCCGGGCCAACCGAAATCCTTGCCGCGATGCGAGCGGGCCGTGCGGATGCCGGCGCTGCGACCTATTTCACCTTGCTTGGTCTTGCCGAGCAGTCGGACGGCAAACTTGAAGTGACCGACCCCAATAACCTGCCGGACTGGACAAAGAACTGGGTGGGCATCGGTTTCCGGTCGGACGACGGAGATTTCCTGAAAGCCTTCAACGCGGCGCAGGCCGACTATCTTGGAAGCGATGCGATGCTTCAGGCCGTGGCACCGTTCAAATACGGAAAGACCCAGTTGCCGGACCCGAGCGTGAAGACCGAGTGGATCTGCGCAAATCGATGATCTGAAAGGGCGGGGTGTTTGCCCCGCCTTTTGCACCGACAGTCGGAGTTCGCATGTCCTATTCGGAGTTTCTTGCAGAGTTTGGCGGCCGTTTTCTGGACGGGTCGGTCGTCACGGTCGCACAGTTTGTGCTGGCCGCGGCGCTGGCGATTGCAATTGCTTTGGCCTTCGGGCTCCTCAAGCTGTCGCGCCACTGGGCTGCCCGCGGTGTGGCGACCCTCTACATCGAACTCTTCCGTGGAACCTCGCTGCTGGTCCAACTCTACTGGATCTTCTTCGTCCTGCCTCTGTTTGGTGTGACGCTGGAGAAATTCACGGCGGGATTTCTGGCGGTTGGCATGAACCTCGGAGCCTATGGCGCAGAACTTGTCCGGGGCGCCGTCCGGTCTGTACCGAAGGGGCAATGGGAAGCGGCCTACGCACTTTCCATGTCACCGGCCCGGCGAATGTGGCGCATCATTCTCCCGCAAGCGCTGGTGATCATGCTGCCGGGATGGGGAAACCTGCTGATTGAACTGCTCAAAGCCACAGCCCTGGTTTCGCTCATTTCAGTCACCGATCTGATGTTCGAAGCGAAGCAGGTCAACAGCACGACCTTTCTCTCCATACAGGCGTTCGGGACCGCTCTGGTCATCTACTACATCTTCGCACGGTTCCTTCTAACACCCGCGCTGCGACGGCTTGAGTTGTCGATGGCGCGCCGGATCGGAAAGGCCTGAGGCGATGTTTGACTGGCGATGGGATTTTGCCTTGGAAATCTTGCCCCGGCTCGTTGTCGCGACGGGCAACACGCTGATGGCGGCAGGCGCCGGCTATATCATAGCCATCCTCCTCGGACTGATCCTGGCACTCGCGCAGCGAACACCTTTCAGACCGGTCACCTGGATTGTCCGCGAGGCGGTCGAGTTCATCAGATCTACGCCGCTCGTGCTGCAGATTTTCTTTGTGTTCTACGTCGGACCGCAATTCGGCATTCGACTGGATCCCTGGACCGCGGGAATGATTGCGATTGGCCTGCATTATTCCGCGTACCTCTCGGAGGTCTACCGGGGCGGGCTTGATGCCGTTCCCAAAGGCCAATGGGAGGCGTGCACGTCCCTGAGCATGTCCATGCGCCAGACCTATGTCCGCGTCATCATTCCGCAAGCCCTCCCGCCTTCGGTCGCCGGGATGGGCAATTATCTCGTCGGAATCTTCAAGGACACGCCGATGCTTTCCGTCATCGGGGTCGCCGAACTCATGCATACCGCCAACGCGATCGGCTCCGAGCACTACCGTTTCCTGGAACCGTTCACGCTCGTCGGCATCATTTTCCTTGCGATTTCCCTGCCTTCCGCCGGCCTGATCAGGCTTTTTGAAAACTGGGTGCGCCGCAGGATTGGAATTGACTGATGGACAAGTTGACTGCTTACCCGCTCGAACTGGATGGAACGGATGTTCCCATGGTCCGGTTCATGAACGTTACCAAGAAATATGGTGCGCTGACCGTTCTGGAAGATCTGAACCTCGACATAACCGAAGGAGAGATGGTCTCGATCATCGGTCCTTCCGGATCCGGCAAGACGACAGTTTTGCGCATGTTGATGCTGGAGCAGATCAACAAGGGTGTGATTTACGTGGATGGCAGTCCGCTCACCCACATGGTGAAGAACGGGACGCTCGTTCCTGCCGACCGGCGGTACCTTCGCATGGCGCGCGAGCCCATCGGTATGTGCTTCCAGCACTTCAACCTGTTTCCGCACATGACAGCGTTGCAGAACTGCATGGAGGGGCCGGTCCAAGTCCTTGGTCTGACGAAGCAGGAAGCGCGCGAGCGTTCCGAAGAGTTGCTTCAGATGGTCGGCATGATCGAAAAACGCGATCAGCATCCCTCGCGGCTTTCCGGGGGGCAGCAACAGCGGGTGGCAATTGCGCGCGCGCTCGCCATGCGCCCCAAGGTGATGCTCTTCGACGAGGTCACGTCGGCCCTCGACCCGGAAGTGATCGGCGAGGTGACCAACGTCATCCGCAAGCTCGTCTCCGAACACAGCCTGACGATGCTCATGGTGACCCACCAGATGGGCTTTGCGCGCGATATTTCGGACCGGGTCTGCTTCTTTTTCGGCGGAAGGATCGAAGAGCAGGGAACGCCGGACGAACTCTTCGAAAATCCGCAAAGGGAGCGCACGCAGCAGTTTCTGAGTGCCGTGAAATCCGCGGACTGATCGCCAGGACTTGAAGCGTAAAAATGGGGCAGGGAAGGAGCAGAAAGCCGAGGCCTTGACGTTTGGATACCGCAGGGCTCGGGAGAAGGGAGATCCAAATGACTGACGAAATCAGTGAAACTTGCAAACCTCAGGTTCTGGACACCGTGCTGCAGGGAGTTGGACCGTGTGATCTGGAACAATTTGCGGCGTGCCGTCCTGACACGGCAAGAGTTGTGCAGCTCAGTGAAGGCCGTTTTGCGGGTCGGCTGTCGACCCACGAGTTTCCCGGTATCTCGCTTTGTCTCGAGTGGTGCAATCAGATGATCGAGAAGGAGATCCATCTGGACAACGGCAATCTGGCTTTCAGCATGTGTGTGGACACGCGGTGTCCCGATCTCTCCTACAACGGTGTGACCAAGGAAAAAGACTGGATTCTCCTGCAGTCAGGCGGCGACAGGAGCGTTCTGATTTCTCCGGCTGAGAGCACTCAATTGACCGTCAAGGTCAGCAAAAGGATATTTCGCGAACTAATGGATGCTCTGCCGGAGATTGCGGACTGGCTGAATGGTTCGCACGCGCATGGTGAGATTCTGAAGACGAAGTTTTTTGCGAACCGGCTCAGGGACGTCTGCCGTGTCGCGCTAGAGGCTTCGCAACTTCCCGGAAGTGTCGAGCGCCGGCAAGCATTTGGAAACAGCTTGCTGGCGAGTCTGGTAACCGGCCTGACTTTTGAATGGTTGTCGCGGCAGGCATTTTCCACCTATCAAAGGCCGCGCGTACTTGAGCTTTTCCAGGCGGCGAGGCAGGTACTTTTGAAACATGACGGGGAAGCGGAACTCTTGAGTTCGTGCGGGCTGGGTTCGCGGCGCTCAATCGAAAAAGCCTTCGCTGAGCTGATCAATATGGGACCGGCAAAATATTCGCGGATCGTGCGCTTGAACAATTCGCGCAGGAAACTGCACGACAGAACCTATGCTGATACCAGCATTGGAGACATCGCGGCTGAAGAAGGGTTTTGGGACTGGAGCAGGTTTACGTCTTACTATCGGAAACAGTTTGGCGAATTGCCTTCCGAGACACGCAGCAAATCCTCCTTTCCGGTGGTTGCACCGGACATGCTGGCCGCATGAAAACGTCTTTCTGGAACCAATGCGCAGAAACACGGCAGTGGCACGAACGATGTTTCAAGAGCATTGTTCGTTGCACAACAAGGACGCTTCGGGCACGTAGGCGGCCAGGTAACCCGCACGCTGAACCCGGCCCTCGCGCCTGAGAGCAAGGCCGGTGTTTTGCGGAAAAGGAGAACGCCACATGAAAATCGGCATCGCCGGGACGGGAGCGATCGGACTTGGTGTCGCAAGAGCATTGACCGAAGGCGGCATCCCCGGATGCGAACTCGCGGGCATTTCGGCCCGGAACGCCGAACGGGCCGCGGAGGTCGCCCGTGAATTGTCCACCCCGCTACGCAACATGACATTTGATGGCCTGGCGGATGCGTGCGATCTCGTCGTCGAGGCCTTGCCGCCAGCGATGTTCGACAGCCTGACCCGGCCCGTACTTGCAAGCGGCAAGGTACTGGTCGTCTTGTCGGCAAGCCAGTTACTCGGGCGGGAGGACCTGATTGATTTGGCCTCGAGCGCAGGCGGACGCATTCTCGTCCCCTCCGGGGCGATGCTCGGCCTGGATGCCATCAAGGCCGTAAACCAGGGCACAATCAGGTCAATCACGATCGAGACCCGCAAGCCCGTCGCAGGCCTGGTGAACGCACCGTACATTCAAAAGACGGGACTGGATTTGAGCGCGCTCTCCGAAGCCACCTGCATCCTCGCCGGATCGGTAACGGACGTCGCGCGAGCGTTTCCGGCAAACGTGAATGTGGCAGCCGCGCTCAGCCTTGCCGGGATCGGCCCGGACCGAACGCGCATGGAGGTTTGGGCAGACCCTTCCTTGAGCCGGAACCTGCACACGGTCCGGGTTGCCTCCGACAGTTCCGATTTTACCATGCAGATTCAGAACCGGCCGAGTGCCGAAAACCCGGCAACCGGCAGGATCACGCCGCAAAGCGTCATCGCGCTTTTGAAGGATCTTCATGCAGTCATGAGAATAGGCACTTGACGCTATCGAAAAGGAGCATGCAATGCTTGCAGCGGGCAGGCGCCCATCTCCGGTACTGGCACTGTGTCTGACAGTAACCTCATGACTCAGATTGACGAAAGCAGCTCTGGCACCCGATGACAAAACAGGACATTTTCGAAACTCTGCGCATGCGGGTCTGTATGCTGGACTATGCGCCGGAAGCGCGTCTGAACGAG
This region of uncultured Roseibium sp. genomic DNA includes:
- a CDS encoding helix-turn-helix domain-containing protein translates to MTDEISETCKPQVLDTVLQGVGPCDLEQFAACRPDTARVVQLSEGRFAGRLSTHEFPGISLCLEWCNQMIEKEIHLDNGNLAFSMCVDTRCPDLSYNGVTKEKDWILLQSGGDRSVLISPAESTQLTVKVSKRIFRELMDALPEIADWLNGSHAHGEILKTKFFANRLRDVCRVALEASQLPGSVERRQAFGNSLLASLVTGLTFEWLSRQAFSTYQRPRVLELFQAARQVLLKHDGEAELLSSCGLGSRRSIEKAFAELINMGPAKYSRIVRLNNSRRKLHDRTYADTSIGDIAAEEGFWDWSRFTSYYRKQFGELPSETRSKSSFPVVAPDMLAA
- the ehuA gene encoding ectoine/hydroxyectoine ABC transporter ATP-binding protein EhuA, producing the protein MDKLTAYPLELDGTDVPMVRFMNVTKKYGALTVLEDLNLDITEGEMVSIIGPSGSGKTTVLRMLMLEQINKGVIYVDGSPLTHMVKNGTLVPADRRYLRMAREPIGMCFQHFNLFPHMTALQNCMEGPVQVLGLTKQEARERSEELLQMVGMIEKRDQHPSRLSGGQQQRVAIARALAMRPKVMLFDEVTSALDPEVIGEVTNVIRKLVSEHSLTMLMVTHQMGFARDISDRVCFFFGGRIEEQGTPDELFENPQRERTQQFLSAVKSAD
- a CDS encoding Xaa-Pro peptidase family protein encodes the protein MLDHAKQKTAELQQRMGDAGIELAVFTDESSIAYLAGFWGYLGIEFGRPTLLVVRRSGAPTVITPLMESEMVAAMTWVEDIRVWEDAGQRSWARALSETLGNAPAEIWIERNSIPAIVRNFLDDTFPDCALRNISALLGDMRTIKTEFEIGVMKEAGQIAGAMMLAAHESLREGAQEFESALAVIEAGSRKAAGFLTDKGWDRFVSPMIHNLQILQSGSDTSMVHRRAGVKAYRKYDPVYFCFCNMAQFKQYKLGFDRMFHIGDVTDDARDVQEAAIAAQQAAIAAICPGVLAEEVAMAANDVYRERGYQTGYRTGRSIGVAYLEAPELKEGDKTVLKPGMTFAVDGGIAIDGVTAGRIGDSIVVTANGAEYITEYPRRILLSRH
- a CDS encoding transporter substrate-binding domain-containing protein translates to MTKIGKSISAAIMLIGAVSVASAGPIQDRIDAGETIRIGFANEIPWAYPGDGNEPLGFANVHALGVLKAMGYENIEPVVTEWGGLIPGLKAGRFDIITGGMYIIGSRCENISFSEPMGIFGDAFLVEAGNPKNINSYADIKGSGSLMVTGAGYNTVEAAKKEGVDETRIMQVPGPTEILAAMRAGRADAGAATYFTLLGLAEQSDGKLEVTDPNNLPDWTKNWVGIGFRSDDGDFLKAFNAAQADYLGSDAMLQAVAPFKYGKTQLPDPSVKTEWICANR
- the ehuC gene encoding ectoine/hydroxyectoine ABC transporter permease subunit EhuC; its protein translation is MSYSEFLAEFGGRFLDGSVVTVAQFVLAAALAIAIALAFGLLKLSRHWAARGVATLYIELFRGTSLLVQLYWIFFVLPLFGVTLEKFTAGFLAVGMNLGAYGAELVRGAVRSVPKGQWEAAYALSMSPARRMWRIILPQALVIMLPGWGNLLIELLKATALVSLISVTDLMFEAKQVNSTTFLSIQAFGTALVIYYIFARFLLTPALRRLELSMARRIGKA
- a CDS encoding aspartate dehydrogenase produces the protein MKIGIAGTGAIGLGVARALTEGGIPGCELAGISARNAERAAEVARELSTPLRNMTFDGLADACDLVVEALPPAMFDSLTRPVLASGKVLVVLSASQLLGREDLIDLASSAGGRILVPSGAMLGLDAIKAVNQGTIRSITIETRKPVAGLVNAPYIQKTGLDLSALSEATCILAGSVTDVARAFPANVNVAAALSLAGIGPDRTRMEVWADPSLSRNLHTVRVASDSSDFTMQIQNRPSAENPATGRITPQSVIALLKDLHAVMRIGT
- the ehuD gene encoding ectoine/hydroxyectoine ABC transporter permease subunit EhuD, translated to MEILPRLVVATGNTLMAAGAGYIIAILLGLILALAQRTPFRPVTWIVREAVEFIRSTPLVLQIFFVFYVGPQFGIRLDPWTAGMIAIGLHYSAYLSEVYRGGLDAVPKGQWEACTSLSMSMRQTYVRVIIPQALPPSVAGMGNYLVGIFKDTPMLSVIGVAELMHTANAIGSEHYRFLEPFTLVGIIFLAISLPSAGLIRLFENWVRRRIGID